One genomic window of Alphaproteobacteria bacterium includes the following:
- a CDS encoding ComEC family competence protein, with translation MLFEKISNLLQDEKDRWILWIPVALGCGIGIYFALPIEPPLIPCLILSTCCCLFTSLCRRMGRLYIPLLSISFILVGFTAAIYRTSSILEPMLEKKVGSLSMRGTIENVQSTPFGERLFLKDVSYKDITLWDPSRTVPPLPKRIRLTLRLKDLPPYHAGQVISTRGMIGPVTSPVLPGSFDFRRAAYFRQFSATAYGFTVPEIIEDRGNTSFFLWLTNLRHTLTKRLHTILPGQKGAIASALITGEKGTIAPSVREAFANAGIAHILAISGLHLSLIAGTIFLIIRVGLALIPIVSLRFKTKKGAAIVALVGSFCYLLLSGMGPPAQRSFMMISIVMLAILLDRIALSMRSVAIAAIVILMLRPENLLSPSFQLSFAAVIALIALYEGNRVKLLHWSTNAHLFKKGAFYLFGIIITSLVATMATTPYSLYTFHRFTLQSLPANIVGIPLTGFWILPLGLIGVLLMPVGLEEWPLRLMGLGISYLITVATIVSQWPGAVMKVQAFPLSYLILFTSGALWLCLWQKPWRYWGIVPMVLAFTMPLFQTQPDILISGDGKVVSVLHGDTLHGSTDRSSLFTQALWMERMGALSNQLWPYEKNATSPLSCKPMGCTYKKDSQTIAFIKDPENIRYYCPWASLIISEAPLFWHKSLCKRMGKHLGNHMGTNPKIIDRFDIWWHGAHAIWINNDKIIIKTVGQDQGKRPWSLHYDRYRKKS, from the coding sequence ATGTTATTTGAGAAAATTTCAAATCTACTGCAAGATGAGAAAGACCGTTGGATCCTTTGGATCCCAGTCGCCCTAGGCTGTGGCATTGGAATTTACTTCGCGCTCCCAATTGAACCACCTTTAATCCCATGCCTCATTTTATCCACCTGCTGTTGCCTCTTCACATCTTTATGCCGGCGAATGGGTCGCCTTTATATCCCGTTACTCTCTATTAGCTTCATTCTGGTTGGCTTTACCGCAGCTATCTATCGCACCTCCAGTATCCTTGAGCCCATGTTGGAAAAGAAAGTTGGATCCCTCTCCATGCGTGGGACTATCGAAAACGTACAATCCACTCCCTTTGGAGAAAGACTGTTCTTAAAAGACGTCAGCTATAAAGATATCACCCTCTGGGATCCTTCAAGAACAGTCCCTCCCCTGCCAAAACGAATCAGATTAACGCTGCGACTAAAGGATCTGCCCCCCTATCACGCTGGGCAAGTCATATCAACGCGCGGCATGATTGGGCCAGTGACGAGCCCGGTTCTTCCAGGAAGTTTTGACTTTCGACGAGCGGCTTATTTTCGGCAGTTTTCAGCCACAGCCTATGGATTCACCGTTCCAGAAATTATTGAGGATAGAGGCAACACCTCTTTCTTTCTCTGGCTCACAAATTTGCGACACACTCTGACAAAACGCCTCCACACCATCCTGCCGGGTCAAAAGGGAGCCATTGCCAGCGCCCTTATTACAGGAGAAAAAGGCACCATTGCGCCTTCTGTTCGAGAGGCCTTCGCCAATGCGGGTATTGCCCATATTTTAGCCATCTCAGGCCTCCATCTAAGTCTCATTGCAGGCACTATATTTCTTATTATTAGAGTTGGCCTTGCCCTCATTCCAATTGTCTCCCTAAGGTTTAAGACAAAAAAGGGCGCCGCAATTGTCGCTCTCGTTGGCAGTTTCTGTTATCTGTTGCTCTCGGGAATGGGGCCTCCTGCGCAAAGATCTTTTATGATGATCAGCATAGTTATGCTTGCCATCCTATTGGATCGAATTGCCTTGTCTATGAGATCCGTTGCCATTGCGGCCATTGTTATCCTCATGCTTCGCCCAGAAAACTTGCTCTCTCCTAGTTTTCAGTTATCCTTTGCCGCGGTTATCGCCCTCATCGCGCTTTATGAGGGAAATAGGGTCAAGCTACTCCATTGGAGTACAAACGCACATCTCTTTAAAAAGGGAGCCTTTTACTTATTTGGCATCATCATAACCAGCCTGGTTGCAACCATGGCCACAACGCCATACAGCCTATATACTTTCCATCGATTTACCCTCCAATCCCTTCCCGCAAATATAGTGGGGATTCCCCTTACAGGATTTTGGATCCTGCCACTTGGCCTCATTGGCGTCCTATTGATGCCCGTTGGCCTTGAAGAGTGGCCCCTCCGCTTAATGGGACTGGGAATTAGCTATCTTATTACCGTTGCAACTATTGTTTCCCAATGGCCCGGTGCCGTCATGAAAGTCCAAGCCTTTCCACTGTCCTATCTGATTCTGTTTACCTCTGGCGCGCTCTGGCTTTGTTTGTGGCAAAAACCATGGCGTTACTGGGGCATTGTGCCTATGGTACTTGCCTTCACCATGCCCCTCTTTCAAACACAGCCGGATATCCTCATATCTGGAGATGGTAAAGTTGTAAGTGTTCTGCACGGAGATACCCTTCATGGATCTACAGACAGATCGTCCCTCTTTACACAAGCCCTCTGGATGGAACGAATGGGGGCTCTCTCGAACCAGCTCTGGCCCTACGAAAAAAATGCCACATCACCACTCTCCTGCAAGCCAATGGGCTGCACATACAAAAAAGATTCCCAGACAATTGCCTTTATAAAGGATCCTGAAAATATCAGATACTATTGCCCCTGGGCTTCCCTTATTATTTCCGAAGCACCTCTTTTTTGGCACAAATCACTTTGTAAACGCATGGGTAAACACCTGGGCAACCACATGGGCACGAATCCCAAGATCATCGATCGTTTTGATATTTGGTGGCACGGAGCTCATGCTATCTGGATCAACAACGACAAAATAATCATTAAAACTGTGGGGCAAGATCAGGGAAAACGGCCCTGGTCTCTACACTATGATCGTTATAGGAAAAAATCTTAA